CCGTCCGCCGCGATGTCATAGACGTAGGTCTTTCTGGCGCCAATGTCCGCGACGAAGAGCCGTTTGCCGTCGGGCGTGCCGATGATGCCGTTGGGCTGGGTGAGGTCGTCGGTCAGTTTGGCAAGCGTCTGGTGGTCGGGCGCCAGCCGGTAAACCTGCTGGCTCGGCTGCGGCGGTTGTTGGTGCTCCCACCACGGGCGCTGATAATACGGATCGGTGAAATACATTGCGCCGGACGGATGCACCCACACATCGTTCGGCCCGTTCAACAGTTGGCCGTCAAACTTCTGCGCCAGCACGGTGTGCGTGCCGTTGGTGGCGATGGACCAAAGCTCGTTCTTTTCATCTGCGCAGGCGATCAGGTTGCCTGCGGCATCGAAAAACATTCCGTTGGCCCGGCCCGCGGGTTGCAGAAACGTGGAGAGCTGGCCGTCCACGCTCCACTTCATGATGCGGTTGTTGGGCTGGTCGGTGAAAAAGACGTTGCCGGCCTGGTCGCACGTCGGCCCCTCGGTGAAGCTGAACTCGTGCGCGAGCGTCCGGAGCGTTGCGCCGGGCGCGAGGACGGGGGAGGGGGCGTTGG
The window above is part of the Verrucomicrobiia bacterium genome. Proteins encoded here:
- a CDS encoding SMP-30/gluconolactonase/LRE family protein, coding for MKLIQIASVLLALSVGAPAAETNAPSPVLAPGATLRTLAHEFSFTEGPTCDQAGNVFFTDQPNNRIMKWSVDGQLSTFLQPAGRANGMFFDAAGNLIACADEKNELWSIATNGTHTVLAQKFDGQLLNGPNDVWVHPSGAMYFTDPYYQRPWWEHQQPPQPSQQVYRLAPDHQTLAKLTDDLTQPNGIIGTPDGKRLFVADIGARKTYVYDIAADGSLTGKKLFCSMGSDGITLDAGGNLFLTGKGVFVFDKNGRQVEHIDVPEAWTANVSFGGKDHRTLFITASKGLYAMRMKYPGANAAK